In a genomic window of Corynebacterium coyleae:
- a CDS encoding TPM domain-containing protein, which yields MTSRYLRVLAVGGMLFLAAPASGFAETPALAQGVATETSVQPGLLTKPVTDDAGVLTDSERAEIEQAIQQVSQSQGKSVRVVFLRTFGDITPSDWVDQAVAANGSNTAVLVISPDERAYNVGGGEEWTQAEIDRMNDAAYAQLTQLNWSQAALNAVESVGGSSSSNGDGVGWVAGGLGVAALAGGGMYAATRKGSRKQQAKQIASAKALDPADTDSLGRLPTATLEEVARDALVSADESITQGKEELKLATSEFGAERVRPFTSAMNEATRTLQRAFSTHQKLYDAIPETEPEKRAMLVDIISSSGKAEQALRDKTAEFNDMRGVLMRAPDEVDKILARTVDIRARLEPARATLAQLRETHAPEMLSSIVDNVDVAQASLDEAEKALNDARTLAAQPAGRQGALLDTLAAASHAVEVSDTNLNAIEHAEENIRAAKTNLPALIDEIRAELRDIEAVKGAREQGARIDVAALDAVSAKAQRMLDAMGNRAETDPLALYEELANMDAEIDDALDRARGVAGDQARALQLFDQQMQVCAAQIQRAEDLIRSRGRIIGSDARTLLAEAKRQHAQAIQLRVRDTRAAIDAARTATDTARRAENSANDDVRRYQAARNRQTADSLARAVLWGTLLSGGGGGGGYSGGSRGGGGGFGGGGGGGFSGGRPSNRGGTF from the coding sequence ATGACTAGCCGTTACCTTCGCGTCCTCGCCGTCGGCGGCATGCTGTTTCTCGCAGCGCCCGCCTCAGGTTTTGCCGAAACGCCCGCGCTTGCGCAAGGCGTAGCCACGGAAACTAGCGTCCAGCCAGGGCTTTTGACCAAGCCTGTGACCGACGACGCCGGCGTGCTCACCGATAGCGAGCGCGCCGAGATTGAGCAGGCGATTCAGCAGGTCAGCCAGTCCCAGGGCAAGTCGGTGCGGGTGGTGTTCCTGCGTACCTTTGGCGACATCACCCCGTCCGACTGGGTCGACCAGGCCGTCGCCGCGAACGGTTCCAACACCGCCGTGCTGGTGATTTCCCCCGACGAACGCGCCTACAACGTCGGCGGTGGCGAAGAATGGACCCAGGCCGAGATCGACCGGATGAACGACGCCGCCTACGCGCAGCTAACCCAACTCAATTGGTCGCAGGCGGCGCTGAATGCGGTTGAGTCGGTGGGTGGGTCGTCGTCAAGCAACGGTGACGGCGTGGGCTGGGTCGCAGGCGGCCTCGGTGTCGCGGCGCTCGCCGGCGGCGGCATGTACGCGGCAACACGCAAGGGCTCGCGCAAGCAGCAAGCGAAGCAGATCGCGTCTGCGAAGGCGCTCGACCCGGCGGATACTGACTCGCTCGGCCGCCTGCCCACCGCGACCCTGGAGGAGGTCGCACGCGACGCGCTCGTGTCCGCCGACGAATCCATCACGCAAGGCAAGGAGGAGCTGAAACTGGCCACCTCCGAATTCGGCGCCGAGCGCGTCCGCCCGTTCACCTCCGCCATGAACGAGGCCACCCGCACCCTGCAGCGCGCGTTTTCCACGCACCAGAAACTTTACGACGCCATCCCCGAAACCGAACCCGAAAAACGCGCCATGCTCGTCGACATCATCTCCTCGTCAGGAAAGGCTGAACAGGCACTTCGCGACAAAACCGCTGAGTTCAACGACATGCGCGGCGTGCTCATGCGCGCCCCCGACGAGGTGGACAAGATCCTCGCCCGCACCGTAGACATCCGCGCGCGCCTCGAGCCGGCCCGCGCCACCCTTGCGCAACTGCGGGAGACGCACGCGCCGGAGATGTTGTCGTCGATCGTGGACAACGTCGATGTTGCGCAGGCCTCCCTCGACGAAGCCGAGAAGGCACTTAACGACGCCCGCACCCTCGCCGCCCAGCCCGCCGGCCGCCAAGGCGCGCTGCTGGACACGCTCGCCGCGGCGTCGCACGCCGTCGAGGTCTCCGACACGAACCTCAACGCGATCGAGCACGCGGAAGAGAACATCCGGGCGGCGAAAACCAATTTGCCAGCGCTTATCGACGAAATCCGCGCCGAACTCCGCGACATCGAAGCAGTCAAGGGCGCCCGTGAGCAGGGCGCGCGTATCGACGTCGCCGCCCTGGACGCCGTCTCCGCCAAGGCCCAGCGCATGCTCGACGCGATGGGCAACCGCGCCGAGACCGACCCACTTGCCCTCTACGAGGAACTGGCGAACATGGACGCCGAAATCGACGATGCTCTCGACCGTGCCCGCGGCGTCGCCGGCGACCAGGCCCGCGCGCTGCAACTGTTCGATCAGCAAATGCAGGTCTGTGCCGCGCAGATCCAGCGCGCCGAGGACCTGATCCGCTCGCGTGGCCGCATCATCGGCTCCGACGCCCGCACCCTGCTCGCCGAGGCGAAGCGCCAGCACGCCCAAGCGATCCAGCTGCGTGTGCGCGACACGCGTGCAGCTATCGACGCCGCCCGCACCGCCACCGACACCGCCCGCCGCGCCGAAAACTCCGCCAACGACGACGTGCGCCGCTACCAAGCGGCCCGCAACCGCCAAACCGCCGACTCGCTGGCCAGGGCTGTGCTGTGGGGCACGCTGCTCTCCGGCGGCGGAGGCGGTGGGGGCTACAGCGGCGGATCCCGCGGCGGCGGGGGTGGCTTCGGCGGCGGTGGTGGCGGAGGTTTCTCCGGCGGGCGCCCCTCCAACCGCGGCGGAACCTTCTAG
- a CDS encoding cory-CC-star protein has product MLERFKAFAAGLDEFYKAPYRREFARAAREEDDLFTLLVASETLGIPNPASFYTLELMPLLYDEFHAWHTRMGMSHSPLDGVRCC; this is encoded by the coding sequence ATGCTCGAGCGCTTTAAAGCCTTCGCGGCCGGCCTGGACGAGTTCTACAAGGCGCCCTATCGTCGAGAATTTGCCCGCGCCGCCCGCGAAGAAGACGACCTGTTCACGCTGCTCGTCGCCTCCGAAACGCTCGGCATCCCCAACCCCGCCTCCTTTTACACCCTCGAGCTCATGCCTTTGCTTTACGACGAATTCCACGCCTGGCACACCCGCATGGGCATGTCCCACTCCCCCTTGGATGGCGTGCGATGCTGCTAG
- a CDS encoding ArsA family ATPase, with product MLLETAPVMFFGGKGGVGKTTVSAATAVRLAEAGRRVLLVSTDPAHNLGHIWSVSLSDTPTELEPGLSVVELDPATTTERHLAEVEQSMRAMMPERMHPEIRRHLDLSHNSPGMHEAAMLERVAELVDTQGVDHIIFDTAPSGHTSRLLALPELMAAYTGGLMQRREQSDKFSRALRGLGGADEDPVQRRNQQIRTTLLRRRRKFERLRDILTDPARCTFTIVLTAERLPVLESTELYDDLTQHHIRVSGLVVNRRSPADTAGAGAGSSAGEFLAARRAVEDEALALLDAKLPNVPRVELPWLPGEIGTRAALADIAARL from the coding sequence ATGCTGCTAGAAACCGCACCCGTGATGTTCTTCGGCGGCAAAGGCGGGGTTGGCAAAACAACCGTCTCCGCCGCCACCGCGGTACGCCTCGCCGAAGCCGGCCGGCGCGTACTGCTGGTGTCCACCGACCCGGCGCACAACCTCGGCCACATCTGGTCGGTGTCGCTCTCCGACACGCCGACCGAACTCGAACCCGGCTTGAGCGTCGTCGAACTCGACCCCGCCACCACCACCGAACGCCACCTCGCCGAAGTCGAGCAGTCCATGCGGGCGATGATGCCGGAGCGCATGCACCCCGAAATCCGCCGCCACCTGGACCTGTCACACAACTCCCCCGGCATGCACGAGGCAGCGATGCTGGAACGCGTGGCGGAACTTGTGGACACGCAAGGCGTCGACCACATCATTTTCGACACCGCCCCCTCCGGCCACACCTCCCGCCTGCTCGCCCTGCCCGAGTTGATGGCGGCATACACCGGCGGGCTGATGCAACGGCGCGAACAGTCCGACAAGTTCTCCCGCGCCCTGCGTGGCCTCGGTGGCGCGGACGAGGACCCGGTGCAGCGCCGCAACCAGCAGATCCGCACCACATTGTTGCGCCGTCGCCGCAAGTTCGAGCGCCTCCGCGACATTCTTACCGACCCGGCCCGCTGCACGTTCACCATCGTGCTCACCGCCGAGCGGCTGCCGGTCCTCGAGAGCACCGAACTTTACGACGACCTCACCCAACACCACATCCGCGTCTCCGGCCTCGTCGTCAATCGCCGCAGCCCCGCCGACACTGCTGGGGCTGGCGCTGGCTCGAGCGCTGGCGAGTTCTTGGCCGCCCGGCGCGCCGTGGAAGACGAAGCGCTGGCTCTTCTGGACGCGAAACTGCCCAACGTGCCGCGCGTGGAACTGCCGTGGCTGCCCGGGGAGATCGGCACCCGCGCCGCGCTCGCCGACATCGCCGCGCGCCTGTAG
- a CDS encoding carbon starvation CstA family protein: protein MSSLILVLVGLAMMAAGYLLYSKFLGKKVYQLSDAYSTPAHTMEDGVDYVPTNKYVLWGHHFTSVAGAAPIIGPAVAVIWGWVPAFLWVTLGTVFFAGMHDMGALWASQRHRGHSIGTLSGRYIGARGRNLFLIVIFLLLLMVNTAFAVVISNLLISTPTAVIPTWGAILVALLIGQAIYRFNWNLPLVSFVGVAALYGLMILGDRMPLALPEVMLGIPDRGWWIIFLFLYAFIASLLPVWVLLQPRDYINGLQLFVGLIILYGSFFIVRPEVVAPTLRDTVPDGTPGIFPLLFVTIACGAISGFHGIVSSGTSSKQIDKETDVRFVGYFGAVGEGLLALGTIIATTAGFKTITDWETIYSEWNAGGVNAFIQGGGALMNEGLGIPQSLSATILATMAVLFAATTMDSGIRLQRFVVSEIGELMGFKLSGLVATIIAVGCALGLTFSMGIDGSGGMLIWPLFGTTNQLMAGLTLSIVAIMLTQLRRPSWPVLVPLVFVTIMSLWAAVLQVRTFYNSGNWLLLVLDVIIICCAIWVIVEAFTAIAKARREPAVIWRDDETMPGEHAAADADAADARAL from the coding sequence ATGAGCTCGCTCATCCTAGTGCTCGTCGGCCTCGCGATGATGGCCGCCGGCTACCTGCTGTACTCGAAGTTCCTGGGCAAAAAGGTGTATCAACTCTCGGACGCCTACTCCACGCCCGCCCACACCATGGAAGACGGCGTGGACTACGTGCCCACCAACAAATACGTCCTGTGGGGCCACCACTTCACCTCCGTGGCGGGCGCAGCACCGATCATCGGCCCGGCCGTCGCGGTGATTTGGGGTTGGGTGCCGGCGTTCCTGTGGGTGACGCTCGGCACGGTGTTCTTTGCGGGGATGCATGACATGGGGGCGCTGTGGGCGTCGCAACGCCACCGCGGGCACTCCATTGGCACGCTGTCCGGGCGCTACATCGGCGCGCGCGGACGCAACCTGTTCCTCATCGTGATCTTCCTGCTGCTGCTCATGGTCAACACGGCCTTCGCGGTGGTGATCTCCAACCTGCTGATCTCCACCCCAACCGCCGTCATCCCCACCTGGGGCGCGATCCTGGTCGCCCTGTTGATCGGCCAGGCGATCTACCGCTTCAACTGGAACTTGCCGCTAGTGTCCTTCGTCGGTGTGGCGGCGCTCTACGGCCTGATGATCCTCGGCGACCGCATGCCACTCGCCCTGCCCGAAGTCATGCTGGGCATCCCGGATCGCGGCTGGTGGATCATCTTCCTGTTCCTCTACGCGTTCATCGCCTCGCTGCTGCCGGTGTGGGTGCTGCTGCAGCCGCGTGACTACATCAACGGCCTGCAACTGTTCGTCGGTCTGATCATTCTGTACGGCTCGTTCTTCATCGTCCGCCCGGAAGTTGTCGCCCCGACACTTCGCGACACCGTCCCCGACGGCACCCCCGGCATCTTCCCACTCCTGTTTGTCACCATCGCATGCGGTGCGATCTCGGGCTTCCACGGCATTGTGTCCTCGGGTACGTCGTCGAAGCAGATCGATAAGGAAACCGACGTGCGCTTCGTCGGCTACTTCGGCGCAGTCGGCGAAGGCCTGCTCGCGCTGGGCACCATCATCGCGACGACCGCCGGCTTCAAAACCATCACGGATTGGGAAACCATCTACAGCGAATGGAACGCCGGCGGCGTCAACGCCTTCATCCAAGGCGGCGGCGCGCTAATGAACGAAGGCCTGGGCATCCCGCAGTCCCTGTCCGCAACAATCTTGGCGACGATGGCCGTCCTCTTCGCCGCCACCACCATGGACTCGGGTATCCGCCTGCAGCGTTTCGTCGTCTCCGAAATCGGCGAACTGATGGGCTTCAAACTTTCCGGCCTCGTCGCCACGATCATCGCAGTCGGCTGCGCACTCGGCCTGACATTCTCCATGGGCATCGACGGCTCCGGCGGCATGCTCATCTGGCCACTGTTCGGCACCACCAACCAACTCATGGCCGGCCTGACCCTGTCCATCGTGGCGATCATGCTCACCCAACTGCGACGCCCCTCCTGGCCAGTGCTCGTCCCGCTGGTGTTCGTCACCATCATGTCCCTGTGGGCTGCCGTGCTGCAGGTGCGCACGTTCTACAACTCCGGCAACTGGCTGCTACTCGTCCTCGACGTGATCATCATCTGCTGCGCAATCTGGGTCATCGTCGAAGCGTTCACGGCGATCGCGAAGGCACGCCGCGAGCCCGCAGTGATCTGGCGTGACGACGAAACCATGCCCGGCGAACACGCTGCCGCCGACGCGGACGCTGCCGATGCTCGAGCGCTTTAA
- the dnaG gene encoding DNA primase — protein sequence MARGRIPDSDIEAIRQRAPLDEIVGEYVQLKPAGHDSLKGLSPFKDEKTPSFHVRPAHGYYHCFSTGKGGDVFSFLMEMEQLTFPEAVEAVADQIGYRINYQGGSTGARDVKPGTRQRLLAANKAAHEFYREQLETPEAKVARDFLLNRGFSRELIMDFECGYAPDGWDTLTKHLLRKGFEVQELIDAGISSQGKRGPIDKFRRRLIWPIKDAASNTIGFGARKLFDDDPMGKYMNTSDTMLYHKSKVLFGIDKAKRNIATQHQTVVVEGYTDVMAMHAAGVTTAVATCGTAFGSEHMSLIRRLMLDDNFFRGELIYTFDGDEAGQKAAMRAYNTDTEFGGQSFVAVAPDGMDPCDLRLEKGDSALRDLVASRIPVYEFVIESLLKNYSLDSAEGRVQALRRTVPVVASIDDKVLQQEYARRLAGWVGWPNPDEVLEQVRAEAKKPKKEKRQRVSLAARQAAAGPDSSGRQAELLIPPRPDDPMLWPQREALKIALQHPSKAGNYFDGINPDAFTNDAYQQVREAITAAGGCARAGDGVGAGAASSAGAAAVAGPAGSSSTDSAPDGGASWIAAVAGEMRDLSGRNFVSELAVEPIHADDLDEYADSVLSRLQETRVGEQIAQLKAQLQRMRPSDDEEAYNALFSDLVALEQARRDLNDRAFRGR from the coding sequence ATGGCAAGGGGCAGAATTCCGGATAGTGACATTGAGGCTATCCGTCAGCGCGCACCGCTCGACGAGATTGTGGGCGAGTATGTGCAGTTGAAACCTGCCGGGCACGATTCGCTGAAGGGCCTGAGTCCGTTCAAGGACGAGAAGACCCCGAGTTTCCATGTTCGCCCTGCTCACGGGTACTACCACTGCTTCTCTACGGGCAAGGGCGGGGATGTGTTCTCGTTCTTGATGGAGATGGAGCAGTTGACCTTCCCGGAGGCCGTGGAGGCGGTTGCGGATCAGATTGGGTACCGCATTAATTACCAGGGTGGGTCGACGGGTGCGCGTGATGTGAAGCCGGGTACGCGCCAGCGGCTGCTGGCGGCGAATAAGGCGGCGCACGAGTTTTACCGCGAGCAGTTGGAGACGCCTGAGGCGAAGGTCGCGCGCGATTTCCTGCTTAACCGTGGTTTTTCGCGCGAGTTGATCATGGATTTCGAGTGCGGTTACGCCCCCGACGGTTGGGACACGCTGACCAAGCACCTGCTGCGCAAGGGTTTTGAGGTCCAGGAACTCATCGACGCCGGTATTTCCTCGCAGGGCAAGCGCGGGCCGATTGATAAGTTTCGCCGTCGTTTGATTTGGCCGATTAAGGATGCCGCGTCGAACACGATCGGTTTCGGCGCGCGCAAACTTTTCGACGACGACCCCATGGGCAAGTACATGAACACCTCCGACACGATGCTGTATCACAAGTCGAAGGTGCTGTTTGGCATCGATAAGGCGAAGCGCAACATTGCCACCCAGCACCAGACGGTGGTGGTGGAGGGCTACACCGATGTCATGGCCATGCATGCCGCCGGCGTGACCACCGCCGTGGCCACCTGCGGTACCGCGTTCGGCTCCGAGCACATGAGCCTGATCCGCCGCCTGATGCTCGACGATAATTTCTTCCGCGGCGAACTGATCTACACCTTCGACGGCGACGAGGCTGGCCAGAAGGCTGCGATGCGTGCCTACAACACCGACACGGAGTTCGGCGGCCAGTCGTTTGTGGCCGTCGCCCCGGACGGCATGGACCCTTGTGACCTGCGTCTGGAGAAAGGCGATAGCGCTCTTCGCGACCTCGTCGCCTCCCGCATCCCCGTCTACGAGTTCGTCATCGAGTCCCTGCTGAAGAATTACTCCCTCGATTCGGCCGAAGGGCGCGTCCAAGCTTTACGGCGCACCGTCCCCGTCGTCGCCTCCATCGACGACAAAGTTCTCCAACAGGAATACGCCCGCCGCCTCGCCGGCTGGGTGGGCTGGCCCAACCCCGACGAAGTGCTGGAACAGGTCCGCGCCGAGGCGAAGAAGCCGAAAAAGGAGAAGCGCCAGCGCGTCTCCCTCGCTGCCCGGCAGGCCGCCGCAGGTCCCGACTCCTCCGGCCGCCAGGCGGAATTGCTCATCCCGCCGCGCCCCGACGACCCGATGCTGTGGCCCCAGCGCGAAGCCTTGAAGATCGCCCTGCAGCACCCGTCGAAGGCCGGCAATTACTTCGACGGCATCAACCCGGACGCCTTCACCAACGACGCCTACCAGCAGGTCCGCGAGGCCATCACCGCCGCCGGCGGCTGCGCCCGCGCGGGTGACGGTGTGGGCGCTGGTGCCGCTAGCTCCGCTGGTGCCGCTGCTGTCGCAGGGCCCGCGGGATCTAGCTCCACCGACTCTGCCCCCGACGGTGGCGCCTCCTGGATCGCTGCCGTCGCCGGTGAGATGCGCGATCTTTCCGGCCGCAACTTTGTTTCCGAACTCGCCGTCGAACCCATTCACGCCGACGACCTCGACGAATACGCCGACTCCGTCCTCTCCCGCCTGCAGGAGACCCGCGTCGGCGAGCAGATCGCCCAGCTCAAGGCGCAGCTGCAGCGCATGCGCCCCTCCGACGACGAAGAGGCCTACAACGCCCTCTTCTCCGACTTGGTTGCGTTGGAGCAGGCCCGCCGGGACCTCAACGACCGCGCCTTTCGCGGGCGCTAG
- a CDS encoding ribonuclease domain-containing protein produces MKRPIVLLTCLALSSCVSTTPSPTPKTTTASSTATASGLPACGSLPVEAWDTVDLIEAGGPFPYPANDDKRFGNYERVLPQESRNYYREYTVDTPGLRHRGARRIVTGGDASGVEAWYYTDDHYESFCEMEVN; encoded by the coding sequence ATGAAGCGCCCGATTGTCCTGCTGACCTGCCTCGCGTTGAGCAGTTGCGTATCGACGACCCCCTCACCCACCCCGAAAACCACCACCGCGTCGTCGACCGCGACCGCCTCGGGGCTGCCAGCGTGCGGCTCACTTCCCGTCGAAGCCTGGGACACCGTCGACCTCATCGAAGCCGGTGGGCCCTTCCCTTACCCCGCCAACGACGACAAACGCTTCGGCAACTACGAACGCGTCCTCCCCCAGGAGTCCCGCAACTACTACCGCGAGTACACCGTGGACACGCCGGGGCTGCGCCACCGCGGGGCGAGGCGCATCGTCACCGGCGGCGACGCTTCCGGCGTCGAGGCCTGGTACTACACCGACGACCACTACGAATCCTTCTGCGAAATGGAGGTCAACTGA
- a CDS encoding deoxyguanosinetriphosphate triphosphohydrolase gives MYAYNADDTKRRTAEGPKGAQLAPDSRGAFARDRARVLHSAALRRLADKTQVVGPRDGDTPRTRLTHSLEVAQISRGIGEGLGLNPDLCEMAGLTHDIGHPPYGHNGEVALNEVAPHGFEGNAQTLRILSRLEPKVLIDDHSYGLNLTRASLDAAVKYPVTRTNPDGTLNRKYSAYDEDAAVLAWAREGHTDDMPPMEAQVMDFSDDIAYSVHDVEDGIVSGRVSLQVLWDFVELAALAEKGAAAFGGDADSLVDAADRLRALPAIAAAADFDYTLSSWVRLKGLTSQLVGRYIGGVTKATLEGNAAGAGIAGAGTAGASGPAAAPGAASAAGASGLMGRQHGRLIVPPDVEAEVRLLKTVAVLYVMDVPAHLARQDRQRDRIYRVHEYLRAGAPGTLDTMFRAWFEAADTDAERERVIIDQIASMTESRLERTAKKASAFEGFY, from the coding sequence GTGTACGCCTATAACGCCGACGATACGAAACGCCGCACCGCTGAGGGGCCGAAGGGGGCGCAGCTCGCGCCGGATTCGCGCGGTGCGTTTGCGCGTGACCGGGCCCGGGTGCTGCATTCGGCGGCGCTTCGTCGATTAGCAGACAAGACCCAGGTTGTTGGCCCGCGCGACGGTGACACCCCGCGCACGCGCCTGACGCACTCGCTGGAGGTCGCCCAGATTTCGCGCGGCATCGGCGAAGGGCTTGGCCTGAACCCCGACCTGTGCGAGATGGCCGGGCTCACCCACGACATCGGCCACCCGCCGTACGGCCACAACGGCGAAGTGGCCCTCAACGAGGTCGCGCCCCACGGCTTCGAGGGCAATGCGCAGACGTTGCGCATCCTGTCGCGCCTTGAGCCCAAAGTGCTTATCGACGACCACTCGTACGGCCTCAACCTCACCCGCGCCTCCCTCGATGCCGCCGTGAAATACCCCGTGACCCGCACCAACCCAGACGGCACCCTGAACCGCAAGTACTCCGCCTACGACGAGGATGCAGCGGTGCTTGCGTGGGCGCGCGAAGGCCACACCGACGACATGCCGCCGATGGAGGCGCAGGTGATGGACTTTTCCGACGACATCGCCTACTCCGTCCACGACGTCGAAGACGGCATCGTCTCCGGGCGCGTCTCCCTGCAGGTGTTGTGGGACTTCGTCGAACTCGCCGCCCTTGCCGAGAAGGGCGCCGCCGCCTTTGGTGGCGACGCCGACTCACTCGTCGACGCCGCCGACCGCCTCCGCGCCCTGCCCGCCATCGCAGCCGCCGCCGACTTCGACTACACCTTGTCCTCTTGGGTTCGCCTGAAGGGGCTGACGTCGCAGTTGGTGGGGCGCTACATCGGCGGCGTGACCAAGGCGACCCTCGAGGGGAACGCTGCGGGCGCTGGCATTGCGGGCGCTGGCACTGCGGGCGCCTCGGGTCCTGCTGCAGCCCCGGGCGCTGCGAGCGCTGCGGGTGCCTCGGGCCTGATGGGGCGCCAGCACGGCCGCCTCATCGTCCCGCCCGACGTCGAGGCCGAGGTTCGCCTGCTGAAAACCGTCGCGGTGCTCTACGTCATGGACGTGCCCGCCCATCTTGCGCGCCAGGACCGCCAGCGCGACCGCATCTACCGCGTCCACGAGTACCTGCGCGCCGGCGCCCCGGGCACCCTGGACACGATGTTCCGTGCCTGGTTCGAAGCGGCCGACACCGACGCCGAGCGCGAGCGCGTGATCATCGACCAAATCGCCTCCATGACCGAGTCGCGCCTCGAACGCACCGCGAAGAAAGCCAGCGCCTTCGAAGGCTTCTACTAA